A stretch of DNA from Pyxicephalus adspersus chromosome 5, UCB_Pads_2.0, whole genome shotgun sequence:
GTAATCAATACTTGGCTTCACTAACTCTGTCAGTGTGTCTTGTTCTACCTTTGTCAGGGGCTgtggaaaacatataaaaatatgtataaagatATGTTTATAATAGCTGAAAATACAATTGGTCTTTATGTGATGACTGTGTGTGCTAGAACTTCATAATTTGCACATTCTAAGCAGGAGCGGATGTGAAGAATTCAGTGATTCCTTGAAGTACTGGTAATAGCCTggtatatcacatttacatactTGCATATAATAGTGTCCAGCATTATTTAGTATCTAAAACTGGACTGATACATTGTAGAGTAGGAACCTAACACCTACCAAATGTTACATCACATTAACAATTGACAGTTCTATGTTCATATGTAGAGAGATATACAGTGTgttaaaaaactagaaaaaaggaaACTGCAGCTAGTGATAGTTAGTGAAAAACAAGCCCCTTCTGGTTGTCATGGTCAAAAGTCCCCTTTTTAGTCTTCATAAACAAAGCTGTATGACTTACTTGCATTAGCATGTAGTAGATACCAGCCAGCCCATGTGCTGCGCCCACATACTGCTTCTTGTGCCATTGATACAATAGAGGACAGCGGTCAGTCTTGTGCTCTTCTTTTGATAAGGTTTTCCCAGATTCTATGATGGCATCTACAAGCTgaagtcacaataaaaaaaaaaaaaatggcatgaaaaaacaaaacaaaacagcttttcccacctttattttttctttcggGATATGGTCCCCAGACATTTCCAGTACTTTGGTGACAATAcgacaatactatgtttaggggctttgcaatttaCTTGTAAAATTATTAAAGCCTAATTTAATATTGTGACATTCCACTTTTTGATTTTGACCTCAAAAGTCTAAATCTTGGGTTGTAACTAAGGTGGTCAAAATTTGTATGCTCAGTCTAGCATTCCCAAACACTGATTTATGGTGTGCAGAGGATTATTTACTATAAagacatatttttattggttatactatcagtatttaaaaatgaatcatttcAATTACATATATAACTAGACCAAAGACCCGTAGTTCAATGTAAGTTATTTTTACGtgtaaaagatttattattacatGAGAAACAACACTAACCTCTGTAATATTAGACTGAGGTACAGTTTCTGGACCAATCTCAGAATTTAGGTAAAGCAATGCATACAGGTAGCCAGCTCTACCATACAGTAACTCATCCGGAATTTCAGAGTCTGTGCTCACTACTCCTCGATGTAACTGCAGCAAtctagataaaaaatgtttttatatatatatatatatatatatatatatatatatatatatatatatatatatcagcaagtTAAGATGAATTAAAGTACCGGTATATATGACTActatttaaagcattaaaatcCATGATGATAAACAAAGAAATTCATAGGACAACGTAAACATTTTTATGCCATTATTACAGTTTAGAACATAGAATTGTATGCTCTATTTAGCATGGATTCCATCttgtaaataaattacattaataaatgaaTAGATAGAGTAAATAGTAAATGTTATTTAGACAATTCTAGTAACCAACCCAATGTCCCAATGGATGTAAATAGTTACACCACATTAACACAATATTATTGGTTGAGAAACTTGACTATCTATTAGCCATTTTTAACTTGGATTCcttcagaggctgctaggggttccttgaactatgGCGGATTGATCTCCCATATAATTGATGCCTGCAaaattctggggccaacaccacttggccaATTGTGTGACTCTCATGATGTTTTTCTGTGGCTATAAAGATGTTATTCTCAACTTCACTGTAGGAAAGCATTCACTGGgacattaaaattgttttaagggttccctaaaaaggttgagaaaggctggtcaaGATTGATCATCATTGTCTGTTattttagttcagtgtttcttgaccttttaacattgggaaactccttaaaataactttcaggtcttccggtaacccctgctataattactttattcagaattcacagtacattagtgtagtggtcattaTGAAGAGCGCCCCTACATTgttgtcaccattacagataatcaacaagatcattggtatcagttaaagtgacctctgaaagaaccctaaggttccacagaatgCCGGTTGACAAACACAACTTTAGTTAGTTATATTGGGGATAAACAACAGGATTACTCTGCAGATGTGTCACTGCAAGCATATAATCCATGAAAATGAATTGACAGTGTTAGATTTTGCCCAATCCTTGCCCTCTTTAGGGTAATCCGCTTACCCcatagagcttttttttttaattagctaaaGGAAATGTGTGGGAGGCACAGGGAGGGCTGTCTGGAGATCAGACACTTGGcaaaattttagatttcttttagAAAGTCATAGTCATAAATTTGGTCTATTTTACCATACATTGGTAAAACATACACTACTTTCTTGACTTGTAATTTGTCTTTTTATAGATTGATAAACAGCTATATCACAGACACAGTCTTTTTAGTTCATTCTACCTATTTGCATTACTACAATTTGTATTCCTAAGGCCTCTGAGAATTTATTCTAAAAGATGCATAGTTCATGGCACCATAACCCATTTAGGAGGTCATTACCTTAACGCTATCTTGGATGAGCAATAATTACCAATCATCAAAAAGTCATATAGTCAAAACCTTGATGCAAGTAAACTGTCCAGAAATGACCACAGATTGGAAAACAATACCACACAAATTAGGGTAAATCTACAGAGTCAGTACATGGCTGATGTTCCACTTTAAGGGTACCTAAAATATTTACCTCACAACTGCCCTGGCAGTATTTTAATGAATTATCTAGTAATAGTTTCTAGCAGTTGACCTCAAGTATGTGCCATAAAAAATCTCCTGTGAGATGGGGCAATTTATTTGTCTAGCAGTTTATTTGTTTCCAAATATTTTCCACCCCTTGACAGGTGCTATTGTGACAACATATTCCATATGATTTACTTagcctcctgagcgttacactgaggtctagatttctgtaccaaaagtgatccactgtttttcatgaaatttttttttaaattgtagacctgtaacttacagaaatatgtccgaacaagggttctagtagataatatgaatataaaaaatgtttgcgacgctggatgagcacagggggaccaggtaagtatggatgtacaaaatctcgggcttaaccatccttgcagtttttttttgcccgagcgaaggtcgggcttaactgcaaggtggttaatctGTCCTTGGTTCTAATGTTTATGACAATCTGTGCATATACATACATAGCTTAGAGATTAAAAAGTAAATACGACAAACTCAACTaacttacaaataaacaaaactgttCACTTGTATAAGTAACATgtctagaaaaaatattattgcaagtCTACAGATTTATTTCAAGCAAAGCTGTTGTAATGTGGATAAATCCCCCATCTAATTCTTTTGATGACTTAATTACCTAAACTGCATTGTTCAGCAAAAAGTGCCAGCTCCAGCCAACACACGCTTACTATGCCAGCTTCTGAAATCCTCCTCTCCCTATGGGACATTGTCTGCTTTTTAAGTAAAATCATTCTTCACCTCACATTTCCATTAGCAGCAACAGAACTGGTTAGAGGTAACATAATATATTCAAGTTGCCAGAGGACTTCTCCTAATGTAACTAACCTTGCAATAGGCTACAAATAGGACCTCCATCAAATTAACCACACACTCATTAATATGCAGCACTGGGGAAATGAATACATTTAGTCATATAATTAGCACAGTCAACAAAGAACACGTCCAAACAGTCTTAATTAGGCATTAACAATTACAAAACAACATTATAATGGGTGCAAAGGTATGTTGTCAGTAGCTACAGTCTCTgaagcaaaaatgtttaatattttgctcACTGCctacaataacattttgtaaataatggACTCAAAGAAACACAGCGAAAAAACAAAACCTCTTACTGACTGATAGGTATTGCAAAATTTTGATGACATGGCCTATGGTTATTAGTAGATATTCCTACACCtaaaaggctgcatacacacgtgcaatagtcattggaaaggacaaAAGACAGCAGGATGCATgaacagtgccgttctgctctatggaggggagggggaataACGAcaaagcagcaccccactgtgcttttcCACCTTGATTTACGTTCattctgtggatccgccaggatggtgtgccggacgacaagcactgtacgcATGCCAGaatctcgtctgatatcagccctgaggcgattattggatgagaataaTCTGAGGTGTAGCCTAATCTGAGGCAACAATCAATTTGTGAAGATATCTTTAATTTGACACTCAATAAATTTAGTTCTATCATGTGAACTTGGATTTTAGAACATTTACTGATCTGTAGTTTGTACCAGATAAATAATTACAGTCACTTTTAGGGTGACTCAAGAGGACTCTATTGCTTTTGTCCTCCCACCCCAccaataaatgaacatttaaagcCATTACAGTGGGGTACTAAGGTATGCAGGATGAGACATCTACTATACtacaaaaataaagcagaagcaTAAGGTTTGGGTgttttcccaaaaaaattttttgtgaCAAATCCTAACCTTGCAATGCACTCCTTGGAATCTGCATGGTTTTGTAGCTTGTGGTGAACTACGGCTCCAACTGCAAGAGGTCCAGCATCTCCACAGAGGAAAGTGACTCTTCTCCCATTTAGGTTCCTTAAGACTCTTTTCACATAATCGAGAGAACGATGCAAAAAGGTTTGATCTGGAGTGACACGGTGCAACTGCAGGTACAACAGAGCTATGCCTACAAAAAGTAGGTATGAAAAATAATCAGAGCTGGTGAATAAGTTGAACACTGTAAAAGCACAGCTACTGTATATTGGGAACACCACTAATCTAGAGAACCTAAATTTAGCTTGATCATGAAAATTCTACCCCAAGAATACCATAATAAAACAGCGTTTGGAGAAATCATCTGTACAATTTCCACGACAGTGCTAACATTGTTGGAACATTGTGAAAGCAGACCTGAAGTATATCCAAGACAGTCTAACCTAGAAAATTCTATTAGATCATATCAACGGCAGTCCTAACCTTTAAAACCCACCTGGAATATATTCAGCATAACttaaatctaaacataaaaaaaaaaaaaactcaccatcCACAGTATTTACAATAAAAGTTCCAAATGAGATTACCCTAAAAAGTATAACCAGGACAGGATTACCATggaaattttatatatttgaaatctGACCATTGTATATTTTAGATAACGCTACTCTACAGAAACCATCTGCTGTTCTATTCTAGTGAATGCAGATGTGGTTTACCAATGACAGTTTTAACCTTAAACATGTATCCAAAGTATAATAAAGACAGTATTAACCTTATGGACCCACCTGTGTATCCTGTGTAAGCAGAAACATCATGTGGATCTGCTGTCTTCAGTCCTTCCTCCATTTGCTGAAGCAAGTCATCAACTTTCATCTGAACGCGTCTTGCAAATCTTCCTGTGATCTATGtgaagggaaaacaaaaaaaagttgaaattagATAAAAATGATTGATGCACACGTTTTACAGAATAGTAAGAAATCTATgtattataaagtatatataaaggcTGTAATATTTCTCCTCTACTATTAGCTTTTAATTAGGACTTCCACCTTCCACCACCTAAAacaatacagttgacattcaaaaatccggcaacctcaggACCCGagaagtgccggattttcgaactgtccggatttttgaaagttatacttacctccatacacaggccagccttcctctcgtgACATCTGGCACAggtccagggagcaggcagcacaGATGTCCCAGCAAGTATTTcgtgtagtaagcaagacctacCAGCTGTTTCTTCAGAAGAGCGCtttcaaaacatcagtggccaaacagtgtactgcagtccctgtattgaaaatgcgatctgaaattcatgcctgaaaacttaAGGAAATGGATTGATGgtcagattttcgattgtcaactgtatatttattaaataatatactaaaaaagtAGATTGTGCTGTAATATTCAATAATCAACAGTTGTTTCCTGCAGAACTTCTTTTCTGCCAAATGATTCTGGCTTATTCCGATAGCCAACATCATTATTCCACTTTCTCTGTGTCTAGGTCATCATGGATTTGCCTACCCTGTGACTGGACATTAAAAGAGGAATTAACACTGCTATTTAAGattcccaaaggaatcctaaatatgaactgcagctggcccacctcTGTACtgaaatagccccgctactaaaattcccggcattacgtgtctataaaacagtacaatgcgggtccacgcataggcagagagcccactggtcttaagacacgagtgatgccaggagttgaagtagcggcgctatttcaatgcagaggtgggccagctgcatttcatatttaggattcctttgggggcccaaaaaaaaaaacaggacgcTGGCGGCCAGATTTTGACAGCCTTGCCATAGACACTGCACACTGGGCACAGACATACAGCCTGCAGGTTCAGCACTCagggtaaagttttttttccagcagcaAACTCTTTTCATTACTTTTCAGTAGATGAAGAGTGTGTGTGTTCAGGCACATTGGCCTTTCCTGTATCCTGCCCCATGTTTGTTCCTGTATCCATACCAGAAATAAAAATGCCTAATACACAAATCAGGTTTCACTTTAGAAGAGTACAGTATGTGCATTACCTATTACCCAGTCTACAGTGTGTGTGAGCAAACCCAGGAAGTGTATCTGCATTAGGCTTCCAGTGATCAACCACTACATAATTCTTAAACCCCTTAAAATCCAGCTTAAAAACCTTAACTCCTCAGTGGCTTGTCTATATGCTATGTGATCTGCTTGATGCCTATGCAATAATCCCTATAAACAGTCAGTAAAAACTCGAGTGCTTTAACATCTCAGTGTCCTGCCTTCAGTGTATATGCTACAACAATTTTTCTGCAAATGTGCATTCAACCACTAGGCATGTTAACAGAACCAATGTGTGCTAGTTGGTCTTTTGCTATAATGTGTGTGAATGCTCCACATATATGTACCTCTTGTTTAATCCTGTCAAAGTGAGAATTTGCTAAGGACAGGAGTGCTAGAAAAGGCAGAGAGACCatccatttgttattttattgttgcttGAGAAGCTGCTCCTCTGTTGTTGAAGTTGCTTTAAAATATAGGTTGCTGGCAAGAAAGCAATGGTTCCCCTATCCACAAGGTGATGCATATGCCACACATGCATAATGTTTTTCACTGCCCGATGTGTCCTCCAAAGCTATCCTGTCACTGGCGAGTTTTTGCCAGCAGTAGGATTACTAATTTGTCACAAGAGTGACAGTAGCCTGTTTTCTATTTCCTGTATTAACAATTACATTTACTTCTCCAAGGCAAATTTAAATCAGACTGATGAAAATGAGAAATTTTAGCCCTGGGAGCATATCAGACCTTTGATTCATTGCAGCTTCATCTCCCCAGACAAACACTTTGTAAAATAAGAGCACCTGTCCACACAAATGTGCTGTAACTGTACTGCAATGCAAAGTCTAAAAATGCAGGGAAAATAGTCAACAGTaactataaatgtgtttataatgTACAATTATTCCACATTTAGTCACATCACATGCCCATGACATCAGATTTATTTGAATAGAGGAAAAATGCATGTAAAGGAAATACCAATACTGCATTGTGCTA
This window harbors:
- the LANCL2 gene encoding lanC-like protein 2, encoding MGEGMSKRLRLQLGGEAEMEERSFVNPFPDYRPPPSCSPGNTEQEEAEEGSEDPGELELPFDKDGKITGRFARRVQMKVDDLLQQMEEGLKTADPHDVSAYTGYTGIALLYLQLHRVTPDQTFLHRSLDYVKRVLRNLNGRRVTFLCGDAGPLAVGAVVHHKLQNHADSKECIARLLQLHRGVVSTDSEIPDELLYGRAGYLYALLYLNSEIGPETVPQSNITELVDAIIESGKTLSKEEHKTDRCPLLYQWHKKQYVGAAHGLAGIYYMLMQPLTKVEQDTLTELVKPSIDYVRHKKFRSGNYPSSLSNETDRLVHWCHGAPGVIHMLIQAHKLFKDEKYLKDAMECSDVIWQRGLLRKGYGICHGTSGNGYAFLSLYKHTQDRKYLYRACKFAEWCLDYGKHGCRIPDRPYSLFEGMAGAVHFLSDMLTPETSRFPAFEL